A region from the Vicia villosa cultivar HV-30 ecotype Madison, WI linkage group LG3, Vvil1.0, whole genome shotgun sequence genome encodes:
- the LOC131656810 gene encoding uncharacterized protein LOC131656810 has protein sequence MGNSVVTPCFHPQNKKLSSSSSSSSLSSSSSSAKLIFWQGATRFLNGSHTAGEIFFEFPDTMICHVDSFFIGHPIPSLDSEDELIPGEAYFVVPFDLFSCKTLSVSSLLSLRSYNSSSNNKSTIKFGECPFEYLKDCDGKVLIKVMPEFMMRLVDGDRSGNDGCLSSKSSFLCSTPELKKHYEMLVKSKDQVWSPKLETILENKVRLRKERKKTQTVSAR, from the coding sequence ATGGGAAATTCAGTTGTCACTCCATGTTTTCATCCTCAAAACAAAAAACTATCGTCGTCTTCGTCTTCGTCGTCgctgtcttcttcttcttcttcggctAAGCTTATATTTTGGCAAGGCGCAACGAGATTCTTAAACGGAAGTCACACCGCGGGGGAGATTTTCTTCGAGTTTCCAGATACGATGATTTGTCATGTTGACTCGTTCTTTATCGGACACCCGATCCCTAGTTTAGACTCCGAAGACGAACTTATCCCCGGGGAGGCCTATTTTGTTGTCCCTTTTGATCTCTTTTCATGCAAAACCCTATCGGTTTCTTCGCTCTTGTCATTGAGATCGTATAATAGTAGTAGTAACAACAAGTCAACGATCAAATTCGGAGAGTGTCCGTTTGAGTATTTGAAGGATTGTGATGGAAAGGTTTTGATCAAAGTTATGCCGGAGTTTATGATGAGGCTTGTTGATGGAGATAGATCAGGGAATGATGGTTGCCTTAGtagtaaaagcagttttcttTGTAGTACTCCTGAGTTGAAAAAACattatgaaatgcttgtgaagtCTAAGGATCAGGTTTGGTCTCCTAAGCTTGAGACTATTTTGGAAAACAAGGTTAGGcttagaaaagaaagaaaaaagaccCAAACTGTGTCTGCTAGATAG